Proteins from a genomic interval of Tenacibaculum sp. SZ-18:
- a CDS encoding cytochrome c oxidase subunit I, translating to MSGEHHHHKETFVTKYIFSTDHKMISKQFLITGMFMGIIGVFMSMLFRLQIAWPEKSFSIIEAFLGSHQQTDGVMNPDTYLALVTIHGTIMVFFVLTAGLSGTFSNLLIPLQIGARDMASGFLNMVSYWLFFISSVVMVVSLFVEAGPASAGWTIYPPLSALPKAIPGSGMGMTLWLVSMAIFIASSLIGSLNYIVTVLNLRTKGMKMTRLPLTMWAFFVTAIIGVISFPVLLSAALLLIFDRSFGTSFYLSDIFISGEVLHYQGGSPVLFEHLFWFLGHPEVYIILLPALGISSEVISTNSRKPIFGYRAMIGSILGIAFLSTIVWGHHMFVSGMNPFLGSVFTFTTVLIAIPSAVKAFNYVTTLWKGNLQLNPAMLFSIGLVSTFVTGGLTGLVLGDSALDINIHDTYFVVAHFHLVMGVSALFGMFAGVYHWYPKMYGRMMNKVMGYWHFWLTIIAAYGVFFPMHFIGLAGLPRRYYTNTYFPMFDDLADINVFMTVMAIIGGLAQLIFLANFFISMYRGPKASQNPWNSNTLEWTTPVEHIHGNWPGKIPEVHRWAYDYSKTDDNGNYIHGQDFVLQSTPLKDGEEPS from the coding sequence ATGTCAGGAGAACATCACCATCATAAAGAAACATTTGTAACTAAATATATTTTTAGTACGGATCACAAGATGATTTCGAAACAATTTTTGATTACAGGAATGTTTATGGGAATCATCGGTGTATTCATGTCCATGTTATTTCGTTTACAGATCGCTTGGCCAGAGAAGTCATTTTCTATCATAGAAGCTTTCTTAGGTTCTCATCAGCAAACTGACGGGGTAATGAATCCAGATACGTATTTAGCCCTAGTTACTATTCACGGTACTATTATGGTATTCTTTGTACTTACTGCAGGTTTAAGTGGTACATTTTCAAATCTTTTAATTCCATTACAGATTGGAGCAAGAGATATGGCATCAGGTTTCTTAAACATGGTTTCATATTGGTTATTCTTTATTTCATCAGTTGTAATGGTAGTGTCCTTATTTGTTGAGGCAGGTCCAGCTTCGGCAGGTTGGACGATTTATCCTCCATTATCGGCATTACCAAAAGCTATTCCGGGATCAGGAATGGGAATGACGTTATGGTTAGTATCGATGGCCATTTTTATTGCTTCATCATTAATTGGATCATTAAACTATATTGTTACTGTATTAAATTTGCGTACAAAAGGTATGAAAATGACAAGATTACCTTTAACTATGTGGGCATTTTTTGTGACAGCGATCATTGGTGTAATCTCGTTTCCAGTATTATTATCAGCTGCTTTATTATTAATCTTTGACAGAAGTTTTGGAACGTCCTTCTATTTATCGGATATTTTTATATCAGGAGAAGTATTACATTATCAAGGAGGTTCACCAGTATTATTTGAACACCTATTTTGGTTCTTAGGACACCCTGAGGTATATATCATTTTATTACCGGCACTAGGAATATCATCTGAGGTAATATCAACAAATTCGAGGAAACCTATTTTTGGATATAGAGCAATGATTGGTTCGATTTTAGGTATCGCATTCTTATCAACTATTGTATGGGGTCACCACATGTTTGTATCAGGAATGAATCCATTCTTGGGTTCAGTTTTTACCTTTACAACAGTATTAATTGCAATACCTTCGGCGGTAAAAGCTTTTAATTACGTTACTACATTATGGAAAGGTAACCTACAGTTAAATCCAGCAATGTTATTTTCAATTGGATTAGTTTCAACATTTGTTACAGGTGGATTAACAGGATTAGTTTTAGGAGATTCGGCTTTAGATATTAATATCCACGATACATATTTTGTAGTGGCTCACTTCCACTTAGTAATGGGGGTATCTGCTTTATTTGGAATGTTTGCTGGTGTTTATCACTGGTATCCTAAGATGTATGGAAGAATGATGAATAAAGTAATGGGATATTGGCACTTTTGGTTAACAATTATTGCTGCCTATGGAGTGTTTTTTCCAATGCACTTTATCGGATTAGCTGGTTTACCACGTCGTTACTATACCAACACTTATTTTCCAATGTTCGATGATTTAGCAGATATCAATGTATTTATGACTGTTATGGCAATCATTGGAGGACTAGCACAGTTGATTTTCTTAGCGAACTTTTTTATATCAATGTATAGAGGTCCGAAAGCATCTCAAAATCCATGGAATTCGAATACATTAGAGTGGACAACACCTGTAGAGCATATTCATGGTAACTGGCCAGGGAAAATTCCAGAAGTACATAGATGGGCGTATGATTACAGTAAAACTGACGATAATGGTAATTATATTCATGGTCAAGATTTTGTGTTGCAGTCTACACCATTAAAAGACGGAGAAGAGCCATCCTAA
- a CDS encoding cytochrome c oxidase subunit II: protein MLALFYIFIAVALGVSFWQITRIMNLRKVIATDEDNNKQGKIALGFMVFLYAMMIYCLLAMNVIMLPESASLEGEHDDTLFNMTFILIGIVQFIMQFLIFYFTFKYRGRKDKKALFFADSHKLELIWTVIPAVTIVLLIGYGLWQWNNIMYVGDDENPIVIEVYSQQFRWDARYAGSDNELGLGNVNFIDINNRNTMGVDMSDPKAQDDKQVTELYLPKGKKILFKFRSQDVLHSAYMPHFRAQMNCVPGMVTQFSFTPKYTTEEMRSNPEVMAKAKGINKIRQAKGEDPYVFDYLLLCNKICGASHYNMQMKITVVEEEDYKKWLGEQKTLAQVVIK, encoded by the coding sequence ATGCTAGCTCTATTTTATATTTTCATTGCAGTAGCACTAGGAGTAAGTTTTTGGCAAATAACACGCATAATGAATTTACGTAAAGTTATTGCAACGGATGAAGACAACAACAAGCAAGGAAAGATAGCTCTTGGATTTATGGTTTTCTTATACGCAATGATGATTTATTGCTTATTAGCAATGAATGTTATCATGCTTCCAGAGAGTGCTTCATTAGAAGGTGAACACGATGATACTCTTTTTAATATGACTTTCATTTTAATAGGAATCGTTCAGTTTATCATGCAGTTTTTAATTTTTTACTTCACTTTTAAATATCGAGGTAGAAAGGATAAGAAAGCACTATTTTTTGCTGATAGTCACAAACTGGAATTAATCTGGACCGTTATCCCTGCAGTTACGATCGTATTACTCATCGGTTACGGTTTATGGCAGTGGAACAACATTATGTACGTAGGAGATGATGAGAATCCTATCGTGATCGAGGTATATTCGCAACAGTTTAGATGGGATGCTCGTTATGCTGGCTCAGATAATGAATTAGGATTAGGAAATGTAAATTTTATAGACATCAACAACCGAAATACTATGGGGGTTGACATGAGTGATCCGAAGGCACAGGATGATAAGCAGGTAACTGAGTTATATTTACCTAAAGGAAAGAAAATACTTTTTAAATTCCGTTCACAGGATGTTTTACATTCGGCTTACATGCCTCACTTTAGAGCACAAATGAACTGTGTTCCGGGAATGGTTACTCAATTTTCATTTACACCAAAGTATACTACCGAAGAGATGCGTAGTAATCCTGAGGTGATGGCTAAGGCAAAAGGGATAAATAAAATTCGTCAAGCTAAGGGTGAAGATCCTTATGTATTCGATTATTTGTTATTATGTAATAAAATTTGTGGTGCTTCACATTACAATATGCAGATGAAAATAACTGTTGTAGAAGAAGAGGACTACAAAAAGTGGTTAGGTGAGCAAAAAACATTAGCTCAAGTTGTTATTAAGTAA